Proteins from one Malaya genurostris strain Urasoe2022 chromosome 2, Malgen_1.1, whole genome shotgun sequence genomic window:
- the LOC131428256 gene encoding uncharacterized protein LOC131428256 encodes MNSQVVSRIDDDNIKPFMLENAITSIHGGNKLGRKARSKLLKNVLIENFNESSITKSSVWIRAQLKEVSNGPVGSQGYINEEKTLTTHNIELNINKTAIKSVKCTDCDKCDVKCPQIFTFLVWLQNEQKKVKNERNQVHALKPEKEEIQVSLVELKSAKSLSMFSLIREFSTSDPDEFLLYCTKRMQEENCSNALMLTVGQTGIYLRNELRKGRITASSLHDASRCSLKNDSITKQVMRTSLGLSFTVSRGTDLEGRVFAVLKEQYPSLRETGLVLDPELPWMGASPDGISDDFVLEIKCPNTPRKYKRYIDVKKLPRKCFAQIQLQMHLTHNAKALLGVAAVDFETTRNVAQVWIEYNRQYVDKVVKDACKYWKKSVFPALLGKRTNKTKT; translated from the exons ATGAATTCCCAAGTAGTTTCCAGAATCGATGACGATAACATTAAACCGTTTATGCTTGAGAATGCCATTACAAGCATTCACGGCGGGAACAAACTTGGAAGGAAAGCACGATC caaattgttgaaaaatgtaCTCATCGAAAATTTCAACGAATCTAGTATTACAAAATCATCTGTTTGGATTCGTGCGCAACTGAAGGAAGTTTCTAATGGTCCTGTAGGATCGCAAGGATATATAAATGAGGAGAAAACCCTAACTACACACAATATAGAATTGAACATCAACAAAACTGCAATCAAGTCGGTTAAATGCACTGACTGCGACAAATGTGATG TAAAATGTCCTCAAATTTTCACTTTTCTTGTATGGTTGCAAAATgaacagaaaaaagttaaaaacgaACGAAACCAAGTTCACGCTTTAAAACCTGAAAAAGAAGAAATTCAAGTCTCACTGGTGGAACTCAAATCAGCTAAGAGTTTGTCAATGTTCAGCTTGATTCGTGAGTTCTCAACCAGTGACCCTGATGAATTTCTGCTTTATTGCACAAAGCGAATGCAAGaggaaaattgttccaatgctCTAATGTTAACCGTTGGACAAACGGGCATCTATCTTAGGAATGAATTAAGAAAAGGTCGAATCACCGCATCCAGTCTTCACGATGCCTCTCGATGCAGCCTGAAGAATGATTCAATCACCAAACAAGTAATGCGTACCAGTTTGGGATTATCATTTACCGTGAGCCGAGGTACCGATTTGGAAGGTCGTGTGTTCGCCGTTCTGAAGGAACAATATCCGTCTCTGCGAGAAACGGGTCTGGTTCTTGATCCTGAACTCCCTTGGATGGGGGCTAGTCCAGATGGAATCAGTGACGATTTTGTATTGGAGATCAAGTGTCCCAATACACCGAGGAAGTACAAACGTTACATCGACGTGAAGAAGCTGCCCAGGAAGTGTTTCGCGCAAATTCAACTGCAAATGCACCTGACACACAATGCGAAAGCACTGCTCGGCGTAGCAGCGGTTGATTTCGAGACAACTCGGAACGTAGCGCAAGTGTGGATCGAATACAATCGGCAGTATGTTGATAAAGTGGTGAAGGATGCTTGCAAGTATTGGAAGAAGAGCGTATTTCCGGCCCTTTTGGGAAAGCgcaccaataaaacgaaaacttga